A single genomic interval of Carettochelys insculpta isolate YL-2023 chromosome 16, ASM3395843v1, whole genome shotgun sequence harbors:
- the SNN gene encoding stannin, whose product MSIMDHSPTTGVVTVIVILIAIAALGALILGCWCYLRLQRISQSEDEESIVGEGETKEPFLLVQYSAKGPCVERKAKLTPNGTEVHS is encoded by the coding sequence ATGTCTATTATGGATCACAGCCCCACCACTGGAGTGGTGACTGTAATAGTCATTCTGATTGCTATTGCTGCTCTTGGTGCCTTGATATTAGGCTGCTGGTGTTATCTGCGTCTGCAAAGGATCAGCCAGTCTGAAGATGAAGAGAGCATTGTGGGAGAAGGAGAAACCAAAGAGCCTTTCCTTTTGGTGCAGTATTCTGCTAAAGGACCGTGTGTAGAGAGAAAAGCAAAGCTGACGCCTAATGGCACAGAAGTTCATAGCTAA